The Nitrospira sp. genome has a window encoding:
- a CDS encoding formate--tetrahydrofolate ligase, translating to AGYLTAVCSGIELLPGLPAHPAGEHIDLDPKTEEITGLI from the coding sequence GCGCGGGCTATCTCACAGCGGTCTGTTCCGGGATCGAGCTACTGCCGGGGCTACCAGCACATCCGGCTGGCGAGCATATCGATCTCGATCCGAAGACGGAAGAAATCACGGGATTGATCTAA